One genomic region from Phragmites australis chromosome 1, lpPhrAust1.1, whole genome shotgun sequence encodes:
- the LOC133885565 gene encoding pentatricopeptide repeat-containing protein At5g39980, chloroplastic, translating into MPLTAAAAAATATATALPSPSHRRLPASKSVWLNPNLPSSHPLHHRHKSAELQQPQHDGRILDVPALVAALSAARTAPDLAAVLSPHLPVSARLLGALLSRLPDPRRGVALLDLLAPDLPAPALLIPYNLLLRSSCRAGELRLASGLLLEMRDRGVAPDAFSYSTLLAALTRAGHLDHALTFLPLMEDDAVAPDLVLFSNLIHLALRGGDAPKALALFSRLRGTGIKPDLKAYNAAVAAYCKSDLLRDAKRLLLHDMPADGVAPDAESYSPILAALARRGQHLAAVSLFSHMRAVARVKPDLSVFNIVLNAYGQLDLAREADRLFWSMRRAGVPPSVVTYNTMLRVYGDAGLFGEAVQLFDLMRSSSHGTGGAGSGVKPNVVTYNTMIAIYGKSLEDEKAGSLVQDMQANGVHPNAITYSTILSIWAKAGKLDRAAKLFERLREAGTEIDPVLYQTMVVAYERAGLVSQAKRLLHDLKDPESIPKETAIKILASAGRVEEAAWLFRRAANTGEIKDSSVDRAIMDLFAKNRRHRNVVEVFDKMRKLGQLPDSETIATVMNAYGKLKEFDKAAALYQAMREEGCVFSDRVHFQMISLLGAQKDFKALELLVADLSHDPSIDKRELYLVVAGVYERAYRFDKASQIISQIKSSNGFDVKKFK; encoded by the coding sequence ATGCCGCtcacggcggccgcggccgcagcCACAGCTACGGCCACCGCGCTCCCGTCCCCTTCCCACCGCCGCCTCCCGGCCTCGAAATCCGTATGGCTTAACCCCAACCTCCCCAGCTCCCAccccctccaccaccgccacaAGTCCGCCGAGCTCCAACAACCCCAGCACGATGGCCGCATCCTCGACGTCCCCGCCCTCGTAGCCGCGCTCTCCGCCGCGCGCACGGCGCCCGACCTGGCTGCCGTGCTCTCCCCGCACCTCCCCGTCTCTGCGCGCCTCCTCGGCGCACTCCTCTCCCGCCTCCCCGACCCGCGCCGCGGCGTCGCTCTGCTCGACCTCCTTGCGCCGGACCTCCCGGCCCCCGCGCTCCTCATCCCCTACAACCTCCTCCTCCGATCCTCCTGCCGCGCTGGCGAGCTCCGCCTCGcctccggcctcctcctcgaGATGCGCGACAGGGGCGTCGCCCCCGACGCCTTCTCGTACTCCACACTCCTCGCGGCGCTCACCCGCGCGGGCCACCTCGACCACGCGCTCACCTTCCTGCCGCTCATGGAGGACGACGCCGTGGCGCCCGACCTCGTCCTCTTCTCCAACCTCATCCATCTCGCCCTCCGCGGCGGCGACGCGCCCAAGGCGCTCGCGCTCTTCTCCCGGCTGAGGGGCACAGGGATCAAGCCCGACCTGAAGGCCTACAACGCTGCCGTCGCCGCCTACTGCAAGTCCGACCTGCTCCGCGACGCCAAGCGGCTGTTGCTCCACGACATGCCCGCTGACGGCGTCGCGCCCGACGCGGAGTCCTACTCCCCCATCCTCGCCGCGCTGGCGCGCCGGGGGCAGCACCTCGCGGCCGTGTCGCTCTTCTCGCACATGCGCGCCGTGGCGCGCGTCAAGCCAGACCTCTCGGTGTTCAACATCGTGCTCAATGCGTACGGGCAGCTCGATCTCGCGCGCGAGGCGGACCGGCTGTTCTGGTCTATGCGCCGGGCCGGCGTGCCGCCAAGCGTCGTGACCTACAACACCATGCTCCGTGTGTATGGCGACGCCGGGCTGTTCGGCGAGGCAGTTCAACTGTTCGACCTCATGCGCAGCTCTTCCCATGGCACTGGTGGCGCTGGTAGCGGCGTCAAGCCGAACGTGGTGACGTACAACACCATGATTGCCATCTACGGCAAGTCGCTCGAGGACGAGAAAGCCGGGAGCTTGGTGCAGGACATGCAGGCCAACGGCGTCCACCCCAATGCCATCACTTACTCCACCATCCTCTCCATATGGGCGAAGGCCGGGAAGCTGGACCGTGCCGCCAAGCTGTTCGAGAGGCTGCGGGAGGCTGGCACGGAGATCGACCCCGTGCTGTACCAGACGATGGTTGTGGCGTATGAGCGTGCCGGGCTTGTATCCCAGGCCAAGCGTTTGTTGCACGACCTCAAAGACCCGGAGAGCATTCCCAAGGAGACAGCCATCAAAATCTTGGCGAGTGCCGGTCGTGTAGAAGAGGCAGCATGGCTGTTCCGTCGTGCAGCCAACACCGGCGAGATCAAGGACTCATCGGTGGACCGAGCAATAATGGACCTGTTCGCGAAGAACCGGAGGCACCGGAATGTGGTTGAGGTGTTTGACAAGATGAGGAAGTTGGGCCAATTGCCGGACTCGGAGACGATTGCCACCGTGATGAATGCTTATGGTAAACTGAAGGAGTTCGACAAGGCCGCGGCTCTGTACCAGGCAATGAGGGAGGAAGGTTGTGTTTTCTCAGACCGGGTGCACTTCCAGATGATCAGCCTGCTTGGTGCTCAGAAGGACTTCAAGGCGCTGGAGTTGCTGGTTGCCGATCTTAGCCATGACCCAAGCATCGACAAGAGGGAGCTTTATCTTGTGGTTGCCGGCGTCTATGAGAGAGCATACAGGTTTGATAAGGCATCCCAAATCATAAGCCAGATAAAAAGCTCCAACGGGTTTGATGTCaagaaattcaaataa
- the LOC133923867 gene encoding uncharacterized protein LOC133923867, which yields MAAAEVYSPAAAAAAQQQQRGKAASQAWRAVVGWIGFLLQVLLQILRGTPSCAQLLSFVGFRYPLLSAPAASEPSPEVAFMPLRSEIPADTAPAPAPPPEPLGRLTVVLDLDETLVSAYESSSLPAIVRTQAVEAGLHCFDMECISSDKDVEGKQKVNHVTVFERPGLHEFLQRTSEFADLILFTAGLEGYARPLVDRIDVHNRFRLCLYRPSTVTTEYREHVKDLSCLSKDFCRIVIVDNNPFSFILQPLNGIPCVPFSAGQHSDDQLMTVIFPLLMHLSLQKDVRPVLHERFHMPEWFQKHGIPQTNQAV from the exons ATGGCAGCGGCTGAGGTGTAttcgccggccgccgcggcggcggcgcagcagcagcagcgagggAAGGCGGCGTCGCAGGCGTGGCGGGCGGTGGTGGGGTGGATCGGCTTCCTCCTCCAGGTCCTGCTTCAGATCCTCCGGGGCACGCCCTCCTGCGCCCAGCTCCTGTCCTTCGTCGGCTTCCGCTACCCACTCCTCTCTGCGCCGGCGGCCTCCGAGCCGTCGCCGGAGGTGGCCTTCATGCCGCTCCGCTCCGAGATCCCAGCCGACACGGCTCCTGCCCCGGCGCCTCCGCCTGAGCCCCTGGGCCGCCTCACG GTAGTACTTGACTTGGATGAGACTTTAGTTTCTGCGTATGAATCATCTAGTCTTCCTGCTATAGTACGCACTCAAGCTGTTGAAGCAGGATTACATTGCTTTGACATGGAGTGCATATCGTCTGATAAG GATGTTGAAGGAAAACAGAAGGTGAATCATGTGACTGTTTTCGAGCGTCCTGGTTTGCATGAGTTCTTGCAGAGAACTAGCGAATTTGCAGATCTTATCCTCTTTACAGCAGGTTTAGAAG GTTATGCTAGACCTTTAGTTGACAGAATAGATGTTCACAATAGATTCAGACTCTGTCTCTATCGCCCATCGACTGTTACCAC GGAATACAGAGAACATGTGAAAGATCTTTCTTGCCTGTCAAAAGATTTCTGCAGAATTGTCATTGTCGACAACAATCCATTCAGTTTCATTCTGCAGCCTTTGAATGGGATACCTTGTGTTCCATTTTCAGCTGGGCAACATTCTGATGATCAG CTCATGACGGTTATATTTCCACTTCTGATGCATCTTTCGCTCCAGAAAGATGTCAGACCTGTATTGCACGAAAGGTTTCATATGCCAGAATGGTTCCAAAAGCATGGGATCCCCCAAACTAATCAGGCAGTTTAA